The Pleuronectes platessa chromosome 11, fPlePla1.1, whole genome shotgun sequence genome includes a window with the following:
- the mdga2a gene encoding LOW QUALITY PROTEIN: MAM domain-containing glycosylphosphatidylinositol anchor protein 2 (The sequence of the model RefSeq protein was modified relative to this genomic sequence to represent the inferred CDS: deleted 1 base in 1 codon), translating into MVPPRPKLGSEPEPPDAFILRKSGVQAPIRVLEALIRVLEDTPHNTSWRTEAHSSPPTVRIVHSGQACNVEEERYSERVFTIREGKTLELQCLVTGHPRPQIRWTKTAGGASERQGDASLHNETLRIETISRHQGGRYYCKAENGLGSPAIRSVRVDVYYLDDPVITVHQSVGEAKEQFYFERTVFLRCVANSNPPVHYTWRRGRSVLTQGSDSGVEIYEPFFTQGETKILKLKNLRPQDYADYTCISSIRSVCDIGDKSALFSLNNRTAPPSIKLLLDDPLVVNLGETITLVCMASGGDPPPTLTWVKPGGEELPKRGVVNGGTLTIPAITVEDGGAYSCVASNNVGSPAKKSTTILVRGLRKGRFWITPDPYHNDDNIQIGREVKISCQVEATPPEELQFSWLKNGRPLRSSERMVITHTDTDVSMGSTNLDIIDLKFTDFGTYTCVASLRSGGTPEISIDVNISSTTVPPELSVPRGRSNLIAQEGDTVDLQCLVSGKPKPIILWSRVEESGGAAALMPDGSTQTESCDGVLRISNVTRDMSGTWTCRTSQYNGFNVKPREALIQLGVQFAPVVEPVYTEVRQALGRAFSLDCRLLRAHPARLLRYEWKLGSRLLTVGQFSDQSDDTSYHVRALNREGYGEYTCDITNEAGAGRCTFLVTGKAYVPEFYYDTFSALWQNQPQVYGFKLQWTQMEPDAVDRILAYRLGLRQIGQSRWWEQEIPMEGTIQPGELLTYNLTKLVKPESFLVRLTPITRYGEGDATERIITYSAPVNPHLREFQCGFEDEALCLFSQDKTDEFDWTRHSAASRDTKYTPNTGPSSDHTGSKQGFYMYIETSRPRLDGDKARLLSPTFNTNSKSSASPPASSTPAYCLAFFYHMFGKHIGALNVFLRQKGQTETDTSIWTLTGNQGDRWRQAKVNLHPTTAFQVLMEGVRGSGIEGDIAIDDVTIEEGECKDPPPQQ; encoded by the exons ATGGTTCCTCCAAGGCCCAAGTTGGGATCAGAGCCTGAACCCCCGGACGCCTTCATACTGAGGAAGTCCGGGGTTCAGGCTCCGATCCGGGTCCTGGAGGCTCTGATCCGGGTCCTGGAGGATACACCCCACAACACctcctggaggacagaggctcATTCAT CGCCCCCCACAGTGCGGATCGTGCACTCAGGTCAGGCCTGTAACGTGGAGGAGGAGCGCTACAGCGAGAGAGTTTTCACCATCAGAGAGGGAAAGACTCTGGAGCTGCAGTGTTTGGTGACAGGACACCCCCGACCTcag attcgCTGGACTAAGACAGCGGGCGGAGCCTCGGAGCGCCAGGGCGACGCCTCCCTGCACAACGAGACTCTGAGGATAGAAACCATCAGCCGCCACCAGGGGGGGCGCTACTACTGCAAGGCTGAGAACGGACTGGGGTCACCGGCCATCCGCTCGGTCCGAGTCGATGTCTACT ATCTGGACGACCCGGTGATCACAGTCCATCAGAGTGTCGGGGAGGCGAAGGAGCAGTTCTACTTCGAGAGGACGGTGTTTCTACGCTGCGTCGccaactccaacccccccgTCCACTACACCTGGAGGAGGGGCCGCAGCGTGCTGACGCAGGGATCGGACTCCGGGGTGGAGATCTACGAACCCTTCTTCACACAG ggagaGACAAAGATCTTGAAGTTGAAGAATCTTCGTCCTCAGGATTACGCCGACTACACCTGCATCTCCTCCATCAGGAGCGTTTGTGACATTGGAGACAAGAGCGCCCTCTTCAGTCTGAACAACAGAacag ctcCTCCCTCCATTAAACTGCTCCTGGACGACCCCCTGGTGGTGAACCTGGGGGAGACCATCACTCTGGTGTGCATGGCTTCAGGTGGAGACCCTCCCCCCACCTTAACCTGGGTGAAGCCCGGAGGGGAGGAGCTCCCGAAGAGGGGCGTGGTCAATGGTGGAACCCTGACCATCCCCGCCATCACTGTTGAAGACGGCGGCGCCTACAGCTGCGTGGCGTCCAACAACGTGGGAAGCCCCGCCAAGAAGTCCACCACCATCCTGGTCAGAG GCCTTCGTAAAGGTCGGTTCTGGATCACGCCGGACCCGTACCACAACGACGACAACATCCAGATCGGCCGGGAGGTGAAGATCAGCTGCCAGGTGGAGGCCACGCCCCCGGAGGAGCTGCAGTTCAGCTGGCTGAAGAACGGCCGGCCCCTGAGGAGCTCTGAGAGGATGGTCATCACTCACACCGACACCGACGTGTCCATGGGCTCCACCAACCTGGACATCATCGACCTCAAGTTCACCGACTTCGGCACCTACACCTGCGTGGCGTCGCTGAGGAGCGGAGGAACCCCCGAGATCAGCATCGACGTGAACATCTCCTCCACCACAG TTCCTCCAGAGCTGAGCGTGCCCAGGGGGCGCTCTAACCTCATCGCCCAGGAGGGAGACACAGTGGACCTGCAGTGTCTGGTCTCAGGGAAACCCAAACCCATCATCCTGTGGTCGCGCGTggaggagagc gggggggCGGCGGCTCTGATGCCGGACGGCTCGACTCAGACCGAGAGCTGCGACGGCGTCCTGAGGATCAGCAACGTGACGAGGGACATGAGCGGGACCTGGACCTGCAGGACCAGCCAGTACAACGGGTTCAACGTGAAGCCCAGGGAGGCCCTGATCCAGCTGGGGGTGCAGT TCGCCCCGGTGGTGGAGCCGGTGTACACGGAGGTCCGGCAGGCTCTGGGTCGGGCCTTCAGCCTGGACTGCCGCCTGCTGCGGGCCCACCCCGCCCGCCTGCTGCGGTACGAGTGGAAGCTGGGCTCCCGCCTGCTGACCGTGGGTCAGTTCAGTGACCAGAGCGACGACACCAGCTACCACGTCCGCGCCCTGAACCGCGAGGGCTACGGAGAGTACACCTGTGACATCACCAACGAGGCGGGGGCGGGCCGCTGCACCTTCCTGGTCACAG GGAAGGCCTATGTCCCCGAGTTCTACTACGACACCTTCAGCGCCCTGTGGCAGAACCAGCCCCAGGTCTACGGCTTCAAGCTGCAGTGGACTCAGATGGAGCCGGACGCGGTGGACCGGATCCTGGCCTACAGGCTCGGCCTCAGACAg ATCGGTCAGTCCCGCTGGTGGGAGCAGGAGATTCCCATGGAGGGAACCATCCAGCCGGGGGAGCTCCTGACCTACAACCTGACAAAACTCGTCAAGCCGGAGTCCTTCCTGGTCCGCCTCACCCCCATCACCCGCTACGGAGAGGGGGATGCCACCGAACGCATCATCACATACAGTG CTCCTGTGAATCCACATCTCA gggaGTTCCAGTGTGGCTTCGAGGACGAGGCGTTGTGTTTGTTCTCTCAGGACAAAACCGATGAGTTTGATTGGACGCGTCACAGCGCCGCCTCACGAGACACCAAATACACCCCCAACACCGGGCCGAGCTCCGACCACACCGGCTCCAAgcagg GTTTCTACATGTACATCGAGACGTCCAGGCCGAGGCTGGACGGAGACAAAGCTCGGCTGCTGTCTCCGACCTTCAACACCAACTCCAAGAGCTCCGCCTCCCCCCCCGCCAGCAGCACCCCCGCCTACTGCCTCGCCTTCTTCTACCACATGTTCGGGAAGCACATAG GAGCTCTGAACGTCTTCCTGCGGCAGAAAGGACAGACGGAGACGGACACCTCCATCTGGACACTGACCGGTAACCAAGGAGACCGCTGGAGACAAGCCAAGGTCAACCTCCACCCGACCACAGCCTTCCAG gtCCTGATGGAGGGGGTGCGAGGCTCCGGCATCGAGGGAGACATCGCCATCGATGATGTCACCATCGAGGAGGGCGAGTgtaaagacccccccccccaacagtgA